A genomic region of Enterococcus sp. 12C11_DIV0727 contains the following coding sequences:
- a CDS encoding SDR family oxidoreductase, whose translation MEELSIRLKGKIALVTGASMGMGKEHAALFIKEGAIVYIADIDDISGKETAASLGDNAQFVHLDVTKEDQWQKAIEQITKEQGVINILVNSAGINVFKSLENTTQEEFMRTIEINQLSVFLGIKNSVALIEKSHSASIINISSIEGFEGSVGGYGYVSSKFAVRGLTKCAALEFADKHIRVNSVHPGDVITPMVTQATGEQKAAIEQFQQTIPMKRMADPKEISNLVLFLVSDDSSYSTGREFIADGGILA comes from the coding sequence ATGGAGGAATTATCAATAAGATTAAAAGGAAAAATTGCGTTAGTTACTGGAGCTTCAATGGGCATGGGAAAAGAGCATGCAGCTTTATTTATTAAAGAAGGTGCAATCGTTTATATAGCGGATATTGATGATATATCGGGCAAAGAGACCGCTGCTAGTTTAGGAGACAATGCCCAATTTGTTCATTTAGATGTTACCAAAGAAGACCAATGGCAAAAAGCTATTGAACAAATCACTAAAGAACAAGGTGTAATAAATATTCTCGTGAATAGTGCTGGGATTAATGTCTTTAAGAGTCTAGAAAATACAACGCAAGAAGAATTTATGCGAACGATTGAAATCAATCAACTATCGGTCTTCTTAGGAATCAAAAATTCTGTAGCGTTAATTGAAAAGAGTCACTCAGCTTCAATTATTAACATTTCCTCAATTGAAGGCTTTGAAGGTAGTGTCGGCGGATATGGTTACGTTAGCTCAAAATTTGCGGTTAGAGGATTAACCAAATGTGCTGCTTTAGAATTCGCAGATAAGCATATTCGTGTCAACTCAGTTCATCCAGGTGATGTCATTACCCCAATGGTAACGCAAGCAACGGGAGAACAAAAAGCTGCAATTGAACAATTCCAACAAACGATTCCTATGAAAAGAATGGCTGATCCAAAAGAAATTTCAAACTTAGTCTTATTCTTGGTTTCTGATGACTCTTCTTATTCTACTGGTAGAGAATTTATTGCTGACGGTGGTATTTTAGCGTGA